Proteins from a genomic interval of Blastopirellula retiformator:
- a CDS encoding transposase: protein NMPFAPAEIISILYSYRWTVEIFFRFYKQLMGGAHLISHSKNGIEIQVYCAMIACLLIHLWIGGKPSKRTFEMIGYYFTGLANEAEMLAHIAKIRKQAATTAKKKS, encoded by the coding sequence CGAACATGCCGTTCGCTCCGGCCGAAATTATTTCGATCTTGTACTCGTACCGCTGGACGGTCGAAATCTTCTTCCGCTTCTACAAGCAACTGATGGGGGGCGCGCACCTGATCAGTCACAGCAAAAATGGGATCGAGATTCAGGTTTACTGCGCGATGATCGCCTGCCTGTTGATCCACCTGTGGATCGGCGGCAAGCCAAGCAAACGGACGTTCGAGATGATCGGTTACTACTTCACCGGCCTGGCCAACGAAGCGGAGATGCTGGCCCACATCGCCAAGATCCGGAAGCAAGCCGCCACGACTGCGAAGAAAAAATCGTAG